In Saccharothrix syringae, the following are encoded in one genomic region:
- a CDS encoding DUF3039 domain-containing protein encodes MSTQTLPDVETRPEGTDHTGDDSPKMFHYVRKNKIAESAVMGTHVVALCGEVFPVTKSPKPGSPVCPECKKIYDGLPKGGE; translated from the coding sequence GTGAGCACGCAGACTCTGCCCGACGTGGAGACGCGGCCGGAAGGCACCGACCACACCGGGGACGACTCCCCGAAGATGTTCCACTACGTGCGCAAGAACAAGATCGCGGAGAGCGCGGTCATGGGCACGCACGTGGTGGCGCTGTGCGGGGAGGTCTTCCCGGTGACGAAGTCGCCCAAGCCCGGCTCTCCCGTCTGCCCGGAATGCAAGAAGATCTACGACGGCCTGCCCAAGGGCGGCGAGTAG